The DNA sequence GGCCGGCTCACCCGCCTTAAGGGCATTCCGACCCTTCTCGAGGCGATTCCGCACATTCTCTCCAAAAGACCTCATGCGCGTTTCGTGCTCGTTGGCCCACGGGAATCGGAAGGACCATTCGCCGTCGAAAAGTCCGAAATCCAACGATTTGCTTCTCATGTAACCGTGCTGGGCAAACGGCATGATGTCCCCAGTCTGCTTGGCATGGCTGATTTGTTCGCCTTCCCAACGCAATATCGCGAGGGCGTTCCGCGCGTCTTGCTGGAAGCCGGACTCGCTGGATTGCCGATAGTCGCATCGCGAATGCCCGGTTGCAGCGACGTCGTCGAAGATGGGTGGAACGGTTATCTGGTCACGCCGCGCGATGCTCGCGCCCTTGCGGACCGGATAGTCGACATACTGTCGGACCGCACCTTGGGAGCGGCCATGGGGCAGCGCTCCGCCTCGCTTGTCAGGGAGCGTTTTGCCCTGCCGGGCATCGTCGACCAGTACTGCGATGTCTATAAGAGCAATCTCAGGACCAAATCTCGCGGCTTGCTTGCTCCATCGCCTCTGGAGAGCGGCATTGCGAACCGCCGGTTGGACGGGGCGCGGCAATGATGCGCGACGCGTTGCTTGCCGGCGGTGTCATCCTGTCAGCCGCGTCGCAGCTCTCCGTCCCCGGCATGCCATTCGGCTATGGCGAACTGCTCCTGGCGCTTTGGATCATGCTGTCGGCCGGACGAATGTTGGTCGGCGGGCGCGTCGAAGCGACACCAGCCTTCGCGCAACTCGCGACTTTTTGGCTGCTCCTTTCTCTCGCATTGGGGATCGGCACGATCGTCGGCTACTTGACCACCCTGCTTTACCCGACAGGGTTGTTGCACGACACAATGGCCTACGTGCTGTTGGCCAGCATCACTTGCCTGGCGAGTGTGGAGCCCGACGCGGGGCGTCGTCTTCGGCGCAGCGGTTGGTGGACAATCGTGTTCGCCGACGCAATATTTGCCATCCAACTCGCCATCGCGTGGGGCTGGCTCCATCAGCCCGGCGTCGATCCGTGGTATTGGGACCGCTTCCGCGGCTGGTCTGAAAACCCGAACCAGCTCGCGCTCTATTGCGCGCTTCTTGGTCCGCTGGCGCTGCACCTTGCAACCACTACTCGCAACCGGTGGGGTCAGGCCCTTGCGCTCTCAAGCCTCGTGTTCATCTTTTTTGTCGGCCGCCTGACCAGGAGCGATGCCTATCTCTACACCACGATTGTAAGCGGCGTCGCCTTCCTCGGGTTGCGGTTGAAGGCATGGTTGGCATCCGATGGCAATCGAACCAGCCTGCCCAGGCAGATCGCACTTCTGCTGATGGTCGGCGCTGTCCCCCTGGTGATAGCGATGACCCCCTATCTTCTTAGCGAGGAAAGCTTTGCGGCGAATTTTGCCAAGAGCCTCACCAAGGACGGAGGCGGCGAGGCCACGGCTGAAACATTCGAACTTCGGGTTTATCTGTGGGATGAGGCGCTTCAGAAGGGGCTGCAATCGGCATCGCTCGGCCTCGGTCCTGGCCCCCACCTGGAGCGCCCGCCGACGGCCGACATGCAATTTCTGGAGCGGCCGTTCGAAGCGCACAATACGGTTCTCGACCTCTATCTGCAGGGCGGGCTGGTCGCCGTCATCGCCTTGCTGTGGATTGTTGGATCGGCGGCCATGTCCGCCTGGCGCGCTCGCTACGACGCGCTTTTGGTGCTCGTGGCGTCCGCAGCCGTGTTCAGCATACCGCACCTCATCATTCGTCATCCGATCGTGTGGTTTGCATTGACCTTCTGCCTCGTCGCGGGACCGCCAAGCGTTTTCCGGCGCGAGCTTGAGCCTTCAGAGGTGATGTGATGTGCGGGATAGCCGGGATACTTCTCGCGTCCAATGCTGCCGACCCCAAGTCGCTCGATCAGATCGGGCAAATGATGATGGCGCTTCGTCACCGCGGTCCGGATGGCGAAGGACTCTGGACGGATCGCGAAGCAGGCATTGCCTTAGGCCACAGGCGGCTGGCGATCGTCGATCTGTCGGAAACGGGGCAACAGCCCATGCTGTCCACAAGCGGTCGGTATGCGATCACCTTCAACGGCGAGATATATAATTTCCGTGACCTGCGTCTCGAGCTTGAAGGCGTCGGGCACCATTTCCGCGGCACCAGCGACACGGAAGTCATGTTGTGTGCGATCGAGAGCTGGGGCCTCGAGGCCGCACTCCAGCGTTTTGCTGGCATGTTCGCGTTCGCCTTGTGGGACCTGAAGACGAGGACCCTCCATCTCGCGCGGGATCGACTGGGCAAAAAGCCCCTCTACATCGCTTCAGCCAGGCATGCGCTGGTCTTTGCTTCCGAACTGAAAGCAATCAGCCGCTTTTCAGGCTACTCTCCGGAGATCGATGTGGATGCCGCCACTGCAATGCTTTCCAAAGGGTGGGTCCCGGATCAGAGTTGCATTTGGCGAGGTGTCTTCAAGCTGCCACCCGGCTCGGTCCTGACCCTCACGGCCGCGACTGTGGCGGAGGGGCGCGGGGCCGCCTCCCTTTCGCAGGGCGCAAGTCGCTGGTGGTCGCTGGCCGAAGTCGCCAAGAACGGGCGAGAACACCAGATCGCCGGCAGTGACGACGATTTGACCAATGAACTGGATGATCTGCTCCGGCTTGCCGTTCGCGAGCGCATGATCGCCGACGTTCCGTTGGGCGGTTTCCTGTCGGGAGGCGTCGACAGCTCTACCGTTGCAGCCTTGATGCAGGCTCAATCTCCAAATCCCGTGCGCACTTTCACCATCGCCTTCGCGGAGAGCGGCTTTGACGAGGCCCCTTACGCCGCCGAGGTAGCGCGCCATCTGGGCACCGACCACACGGAACTACACCTTTCGGCCGCCGCCGCGCGTGACGTGATCCCCGAACTGCCAACGGTGTGGGATGAGCCATTCGCCGACGAATCGCAGATACCGACTCTGCTGGTGGCGCGGCTGGCCCGCCAGCACGTGACCGTGGCGCTGTCGGGGGACGGCGGAGACGAGTGCTTTGCAGGCTATGGCCGCCACTTCATGGCGGACCGGCTGAAACGGTACCAAGGTCTACCCGCAAGTGCACGACGAACGGTGGCGGCCGGCGCAGGGATGCTGTCCAGGGCGGCTCGTCACGATTTCATTGGCAACCTGCCACTTCCGTCGCATGTGCGGCATGCGCTGCGCAGCGATCGGCTCACTCGCTTCGCCTGGCTTCTCGCCGCGAAGGATGAAGACGAGCTGCACAGGCGGCTGACGGGATCATCGGCCGAAAACCTCACCCGGCACGAGACTCCTGCATCCATAGTCTCTGCACCGCGGCTCGACGGGCTGTTGTCTCGCCTCCTGTACGACGACATGTCCGGTTACCTCGCTGGTGACATTCTCGTCAAACTGGATCGAGCCAGCATGGCCAACAGCCTCGAGGCGCGTTGTCCCCTGCTGGACCACCGCGCCGTCGAATTCGCTTGGCGCCTTCCGGCTGCCATGAAGGTTCGCAACGGCAGAGGCAAGTGGATCCTTCGAAATGTGCTGCGTCGTTATCTTCCGCAACGGCTGATCGACCGGCCGAAGCAGGGCTTCGACGTGCCGATCGCGGCTTGGCTGCGGGGCCCGTTGCGCAGCTGGGCCACCGATATTCTGTCCGATGTTCGCAACCAGGGCGAAGGCTTGCTGGACAGCACAAAGGTGGACGCCTGCTGGCGCGATCACGTTGCAGGACAGGACCGCTCCCGTGACCTGTGGTCGGTGCTGATGTTTCAAGCCTGGTGCAACGAGGCCAAGCGGCAGGCGTCGGCATCGAACTCATCCCGTGAACTCGATCTGGCAGGAGTATGAAATGGCGGGTTCCGCAGTCAGCCGAATTGAATTGCCACGAGCCACCCCGGTGGCTGCC is a window from the Mesorhizobium australicum WSM2073 genome containing:
- the asnB gene encoding asparagine synthase (glutamine-hydrolyzing) — encoded protein: MCGIAGILLASNAADPKSLDQIGQMMMALRHRGPDGEGLWTDREAGIALGHRRLAIVDLSETGQQPMLSTSGRYAITFNGEIYNFRDLRLELEGVGHHFRGTSDTEVMLCAIESWGLEAALQRFAGMFAFALWDLKTRTLHLARDRLGKKPLYIASARHALVFASELKAISRFSGYSPEIDVDAATAMLSKGWVPDQSCIWRGVFKLPPGSVLTLTAATVAEGRGAASLSQGASRWWSLAEVAKNGREHQIAGSDDDLTNELDDLLRLAVRERMIADVPLGGFLSGGVDSSTVAALMQAQSPNPVRTFTIAFAESGFDEAPYAAEVARHLGTDHTELHLSAAAARDVIPELPTVWDEPFADESQIPTLLVARLARQHVTVALSGDGGDECFAGYGRHFMADRLKRYQGLPASARRTVAAGAGMLSRAARHDFIGNLPLPSHVRHALRSDRLTRFAWLLAAKDEDELHRRLTGSSAENLTRHETPASIVSAPRLDGLLSRLLYDDMSGYLAGDILVKLDRASMANSLEARCPLLDHRAVEFAWRLPAAMKVRNGRGKWILRNVLRRYLPQRLIDRPKQGFDVPIAAWLRGPLRSWATDILSDVRNQGEGLLDSTKVDACWRDHVAGQDRSRDLWSVLMFQAWCNEAKRQASASNSSRELDLAGV
- a CDS encoding O-antigen ligase family protein; protein product: MMRDALLAGGVILSAASQLSVPGMPFGYGELLLALWIMLSAGRMLVGGRVEATPAFAQLATFWLLLSLALGIGTIVGYLTTLLYPTGLLHDTMAYVLLASITCLASVEPDAGRRLRRSGWWTIVFADAIFAIQLAIAWGWLHQPGVDPWYWDRFRGWSENPNQLALYCALLGPLALHLATTTRNRWGQALALSSLVFIFFVGRLTRSDAYLYTTIVSGVAFLGLRLKAWLASDGNRTSLPRQIALLLMVGAVPLVIAMTPYLLSEESFAANFAKSLTKDGGGEATAETFELRVYLWDEALQKGLQSASLGLGPGPHLERPPTADMQFLERPFEAHNTVLDLYLQGGLVAVIALLWIVGSAAMSAWRARYDALLVLVASAAVFSIPHLIIRHPIVWFALTFCLVAGPPSVFRRELEPSEVM